Proteins from a genomic interval of Streptomyces sp. SID8374:
- a CDS encoding STM4013/SEN3800 family hydrolase — protein sequence MAEVVGTHDLLLVTLDTLRHDVAAELAAAGRIPNLAAHLPGGVWEKRHAPGSFTYASHQAMFAGFLPTPAAPGPHPRLFAARFAGSETTADGTFVFDTPDLVSGLAAEGYRTVCIGGVGFFNRQGALGSVLPGMFQESHWEPEFGVASPTSFEEQVTRAEKVVAELPREQRLFLFVNVSALHQPNWFHTPGATREAGDSRATHAAALEYVDRHIGRLFAAASSRRRCFAIVCSDHGTTYGDDGYTGHRLGHEAVWTVPYAHFFLEPGAS from the coding sequence ATGGCCGAGGTCGTGGGCACCCATGACCTGCTGCTGGTCACCCTGGACACCCTGCGCCACGATGTCGCCGCCGAGCTGGCCGCCGCCGGGCGCATCCCCAATCTGGCCGCCCATCTCCCCGGCGGGGTCTGGGAGAAGCGGCACGCGCCGGGCAGCTTCACCTACGCCTCGCACCAGGCGATGTTCGCCGGGTTCCTGCCGACGCCCGCCGCCCCCGGCCCGCATCCGCGGCTGTTCGCGGCGCGTTTCGCGGGCAGCGAGACGACGGCGGACGGCACGTTCGTCTTCGACACCCCGGACCTGGTGTCGGGTCTGGCCGCCGAGGGCTACCGCACGGTGTGCATCGGCGGTGTCGGGTTCTTCAACCGGCAGGGGGCGCTGGGGTCGGTGCTGCCCGGGATGTTCCAGGAGAGCCACTGGGAGCCGGAGTTCGGTGTCGCCTCCCCGACCTCGTTCGAGGAGCAGGTGACCCGCGCCGAGAAGGTGGTGGCGGAACTTCCGCGGGAGCAGCGGCTCTTCCTCTTCGTCAACGTGTCCGCGCTCCACCAGCCGAACTGGTTCCACACCCCGGGCGCGACCCGTGAGGCGGGCGACTCCCGGGCCACGCACGCGGCCGCCCTGGAGTACGTCGACCGGCACATCGGCCGGCTCTTCGCCGCCGCGAGCAGCCGCCGCCGCTGCTTCGCCATCGTCTGCTCCGACCACGGCACGACGTACGGCGACGACGGCTACACCGGCCACCGGCTCGGCCACGAAGCCGTCTGGACCGTGCCGTACGCCCACTTCTTCCTCGAACCGGGGGCCTCCTGA
- a CDS encoding STM4014 family protein, giving the protein MSPSASSPGSLAAPRFAVVGNPENRRVAFFREAVRAAGLEPARVVPWLQVLRGEAAFEPGETVRIDSPGENAEVERRLRGVDDPTRVEGSARWYAGFRTAVGEVARAASAAGAEVLTSPGDLAALFDKRLCHGLLAAAEVPVPPSPTSGPDAAEVRGWSDVRALMREHRMPRAFVKLAHGSSASGVLAVETAGPGRVRASTSVERDAEGRLFNSLRVRRYTTEQEVGALVDALAPDGLHIERWLPKASQRGRAADLRIVVVGGRATHAVVRTSLSPMTNLHLGGARGDLDEVRAAVSAVGGCWREALAMCERAAACFPGTLCVGVDLLPAAGWRRFAVGEVNAFGDLLPGLTGLPGSGAEGLDTYAAQVAAVLDRTRNDHAVTSA; this is encoded by the coding sequence ATGTCGCCGTCAGCGAGTAGCCCCGGGAGCCTTGCGGCCCCGCGCTTCGCGGTCGTCGGCAACCCGGAGAACCGCCGGGTCGCCTTCTTCCGGGAGGCCGTGCGGGCCGCCGGGCTGGAGCCGGCCCGGGTGGTGCCCTGGCTCCAGGTGCTGCGCGGCGAGGCGGCGTTCGAGCCGGGCGAGACCGTACGGATCGACTCGCCCGGCGAGAACGCGGAGGTGGAGCGGCGGCTGCGCGGGGTCGACGATCCGACCCGGGTGGAGGGGTCCGCACGGTGGTACGCCGGGTTCCGCACGGCGGTCGGCGAGGTGGCGCGGGCGGCCTCGGCGGCCGGTGCCGAGGTGCTCACCTCCCCCGGTGACCTCGCCGCGCTCTTCGACAAGCGGCTCTGCCACGGCCTCCTGGCGGCCGCGGAGGTGCCGGTTCCGCCCTCGCCCACGTCCGGCCCGGACGCGGCGGAGGTGCGGGGCTGGTCCGACGTACGGGCGCTGATGCGGGAGCACCGGATGCCCCGGGCGTTCGTGAAGCTCGCCCACGGCTCCTCCGCCTCGGGGGTGCTGGCGGTGGAGACGGCAGGGCCTGGCCGGGTCCGGGCGAGCACCTCGGTGGAACGGGACGCCGAGGGGCGGCTGTTCAACTCGCTGCGGGTCCGCCGGTACACCACGGAGCAGGAGGTGGGCGCACTCGTGGACGCGCTCGCCCCGGACGGGCTGCACATCGAACGCTGGCTGCCGAAGGCGTCGCAGCGGGGGCGGGCCGCCGATCTGCGGATCGTGGTGGTCGGCGGCCGGGCCACCCATGCCGTCGTGCGCACCAGCCTCTCCCCCATGACCAACCTCCACCTGGGGGGCGCCCGCGGCGATCTCGACGAGGTCCGGGCCGCCGTGTCGGCGGTGGGCGGCTGCTGGCGCGAGGCGCTGGCGATGTGCGAGCGGGCCGCCGCCTGCTTCCCCGGGACGCTCTGTGTGGGCGTGGACCTGCTGCCCGCGGCCGGCTGGCGGCGCTTCGCCGTCGGCGAGGTCAACGCCTTCGGTGATCTGCTGCCCGGGCTCACCGGCCTGCCGGGCAGCGGTGCCGAGGGGCTGGACACCTATGCGGCGCAGGTCGCCGCCGTACTGGACCGAACGAGGAACGACCATGCCGTCACGTCTGCCTGA
- a CDS encoding STM4015 family protein codes for MTPVHIQHPDRFHGLPVHFLAPPSGADTSPALPDADVVAWLLGCGYDERTDFAAVWQRFLDTVDTTRVRALLIGPWWHQEYTPFAPVMELIVAHADRFPALRGLFLADVVGEECEVSWLRMCDITPVLEAFPLLEEFTVRGCGQEGLALRPVRHTALKSLRFESGGLPGDLVRAVAASELPALERLDLWFGSSWYGADATVEDIGPVLSGGTFPRLRHLGLQNSELQDEIAVAVASAPVVAQLETLALSMGTLSDAGGEALLNGQPLNHLSALDLRHHYLTGPVLERIRAACAPAVVEAGEAEEDYEDEDEEPERYVAVSE; via the coding sequence ATGACCCCCGTCCACATCCAACATCCCGACCGGTTCCACGGCTTGCCGGTCCACTTCCTGGCGCCGCCGTCCGGAGCGGACACCTCCCCGGCGCTTCCCGACGCCGACGTGGTGGCCTGGCTGCTGGGGTGCGGCTACGACGAGCGGACGGACTTCGCCGCCGTGTGGCAGCGGTTCCTCGACACGGTCGACACCACGCGGGTCCGGGCGCTCCTGATCGGCCCCTGGTGGCATCAGGAGTACACGCCGTTCGCCCCGGTGATGGAGCTGATCGTCGCCCACGCGGACCGCTTCCCGGCCCTGCGGGGGCTCTTCCTCGCCGATGTGGTGGGCGAGGAGTGCGAGGTGTCGTGGCTGCGCATGTGTGACATCACGCCGGTGCTCGAAGCGTTCCCACTGCTGGAGGAGTTCACGGTGCGCGGCTGCGGCCAGGAGGGGCTGGCGCTGCGGCCCGTCCGCCATACGGCGCTGAAGTCGCTGCGCTTCGAGTCCGGCGGGCTGCCCGGCGATCTGGTGCGGGCGGTCGCCGCGAGTGAACTGCCCGCGCTGGAGCGGCTGGACCTGTGGTTCGGCAGCTCGTGGTACGGAGCGGACGCCACCGTCGAGGACATCGGGCCGGTCCTGTCGGGCGGCACGTTCCCCCGGCTGCGCCACCTGGGCCTGCAGAACAGCGAGCTCCAGGACGAGATAGCGGTGGCCGTGGCGTCGGCGCCCGTCGTCGCCCAGCTGGAGACCCTCGCGCTCTCCATGGGCACCCTCAGCGACGCGGGCGGGGAGGCCCTGCTGAACGGGCAGCCCCTGAACCACCTCTCCGCTCTCGACCTGCGCCACCACTACCTCACCGGCCCGGTGCTGGAGCGGATCAGGGCCGCGTGTGCTCCGGCCGTGGTCGAGGCAGGCGAGGCCGAGGAGGACTACGAGGACGAGGACGAGGAACCGGAGCGCTATGTCGCCGTCAGCGAGTAG
- a CDS encoding STM4015 family protein, with protein MYGAQHLQAFGGLPAVDFQHKDRPADRPAADDVAWRISVDPYGDDDRSWEQEFAGFLDAVDPAGAKVLIIGQWGEAYEEDSSVPINLVIAAADRLTSLEAVFVGDLEAEQAEITWIEQSDVTALLAAFPALTEFGVRGGTDLLFPPTKHERLRSLTIQAGGLPVQVVRGVQDSELPALERLDLWLGISAYGGDTDVADLAPLLSGTRFPRLHHLGLRNSEVQNEIAAALASAPVVAQLKTLDLSNGTLGDEGAAALLEGQPLTHLDLLDLHHHFLTEAMEQRVRSALEPHGVRVDLSERNEPWDNRGAEGRYTAVSE; from the coding sequence ATGTACGGTGCGCAGCATCTGCAAGCGTTCGGCGGCCTTCCGGCCGTCGACTTCCAGCACAAGGACCGTCCGGCCGACCGGCCCGCCGCCGATGATGTGGCCTGGCGGATCTCCGTCGATCCGTACGGCGACGACGACCGGAGCTGGGAGCAGGAGTTCGCCGGCTTCCTGGACGCGGTCGACCCGGCCGGGGCCAAGGTACTGATCATCGGCCAGTGGGGCGAGGCGTACGAGGAGGACTCCTCGGTGCCGATCAATCTGGTGATCGCCGCCGCCGACCGGCTGACCTCGCTGGAGGCCGTGTTCGTCGGGGATCTGGAGGCGGAGCAGGCCGAGATCACCTGGATCGAACAGTCCGATGTGACGGCGCTGTTGGCCGCCTTCCCCGCGCTGACCGAGTTCGGGGTCCGGGGCGGCACCGACCTGCTGTTCCCGCCGACGAAGCACGAGCGGCTGCGGTCGCTGACCATCCAGGCGGGCGGCCTGCCCGTGCAGGTGGTCCGCGGGGTGCAGGACAGCGAACTGCCCGCGCTGGAGCGGCTGGACCTCTGGCTCGGCATCTCTGCCTACGGCGGCGACACCGATGTGGCGGACCTGGCACCGCTGCTCTCGGGCACCCGGTTCCCCCGCCTGCACCACCTCGGCCTGCGCAACAGCGAGGTGCAGAACGAGATCGCGGCGGCCCTCGCGTCCGCCCCGGTCGTGGCCCAGCTCAAGACCCTCGACCTGTCGAACGGCACGCTGGGGGACGAGGGGGCGGCCGCGCTCCTCGAAGGGCAGCCGCTCACCCATCTCGACCTGCTGGACCTCCACCACCACTTCCTCACCGAGGCGATGGAGCAGCGGGTCCGCTCGGCCCTGGAGCCGCACGGGGTGCGTGTCGACCTCTCCGAGCGGAACGAGCCGTGGGACAACCGCGGCGCCGAGGGCCGCTACACCGCCGTGTCGGAGTGA
- a CDS encoding DUF6745 domain-containing protein: MQHVNSWRDVAAATGAADRVAAEEGVRRAYRTAGLAEPERIVWAESPRAAVEAVEKLADAGRSVREEVRTRPWAEERRRMYDELGPAGWSALWSATGAQLWETTAALAERIRSGVVADLAPRPEDEGGLRLVLLDAVLGQHDAAWLAAFDGRGDRLTGLAEVARNAGWWWPYEKAVVISERPEVLHRDEAGRLDHGAGPALAYPDGFALYAWRGMPVPAAFLAELASLTPQRIREEENAELRRVMLEFYGYDRYLTESGAEPVHRDETGILWRIALEGDEDVVMVEVVNSTPEPDGTHRTYWLRVPPATRTAKDGVAWTFGLDGAAYAPVRQT; the protein is encoded by the coding sequence ATGCAGCACGTGAATTCCTGGCGGGACGTGGCGGCGGCGACCGGTGCGGCGGACCGGGTGGCCGCCGAGGAGGGCGTACGGCGCGCCTACCGCACCGCCGGGCTCGCCGAGCCCGAGCGGATCGTCTGGGCCGAATCGCCCCGGGCGGCCGTCGAAGCCGTCGAGAAGCTGGCCGACGCCGGGCGTTCGGTGCGCGAAGAGGTCCGCACCCGGCCGTGGGCCGAGGAGCGCCGCCGGATGTACGACGAGCTGGGCCCGGCCGGCTGGTCCGCCCTCTGGTCCGCCACCGGGGCCCAGCTGTGGGAGACCACGGCCGCGCTCGCCGAGCGCATCCGGTCCGGTGTCGTCGCCGATCTGGCGCCCAGGCCGGAGGACGAGGGCGGTTTGCGGCTGGTCCTCCTCGACGCGGTGCTCGGGCAGCACGACGCCGCCTGGCTCGCCGCCTTCGACGGGCGCGGTGACCGGCTCACCGGCCTGGCCGAGGTCGCGCGGAACGCTGGCTGGTGGTGGCCGTACGAGAAGGCCGTGGTCATCAGCGAACGGCCCGAGGTCCTGCACCGCGACGAGGCGGGCAGACTCGACCACGGGGCCGGGCCCGCCCTCGCCTACCCGGACGGATTCGCCCTGTACGCCTGGCGCGGTATGCCGGTGCCCGCCGCCTTCCTGGCGGAGCTGGCGTCGCTGACCCCGCAACGCATACGGGAGGAGGAGAACGCGGAGCTGCGCCGCGTGATGCTGGAGTTCTACGGCTACGACCGCTACCTCACGGAGTCGGGGGCCGAGCCCGTCCACCGCGACGAGACGGGCATCCTCTGGCGCATCGCGCTCGAAGGCGACGAGGACGTGGTGATGGTCGAGGTGGTCAACTCCACCCCGGAACCCGACGGCACACACCGCACCTACTGGCTCCGCGTACCCCCGGCGACCCGGACCGCGAAGGACGGGGTCGCCTGGACGTTCGGACTGGACGGTGCCGCCTACGCGCCGGTACGTCAGACCTGA
- a CDS encoding TetR/AcrR family transcriptional regulator produces the protein MARVRLNVAERREELLKATVEQIEIRGASSVRIADVASALGVSNALVLYHFSTKEKLVSAAFSYAAEADLAQLRKLLARRTTAVRRLRAAVRWYAPTGQAKGWRLWIEGWAASLREPALREVAGHLDQRWKAELAEVIAEGAAAGEFRCEDPESAAWRLTALLDGLAVQMTSYAGPLSRTTMLRWTDDALARELGIDHAALTG, from the coding sequence GTGGCAAGAGTCCGGTTGAACGTGGCGGAACGGCGCGAGGAGCTGTTGAAGGCGACGGTCGAACAGATCGAGATCCGCGGGGCCTCCTCCGTACGGATCGCCGATGTGGCGTCCGCGCTGGGGGTGAGCAACGCGCTGGTGCTCTACCACTTCTCGACCAAGGAGAAGCTGGTCTCCGCCGCCTTCTCGTACGCGGCCGAGGCCGACCTCGCCCAGCTGCGAAAGCTGCTGGCCCGCCGCACCACCGCCGTACGGCGCCTGCGGGCCGCCGTGCGGTGGTACGCGCCGACCGGGCAGGCCAAGGGGTGGCGGCTGTGGATCGAGGGGTGGGCGGCCTCCCTGCGCGAGCCCGCCCTGCGCGAGGTGGCGGGCCACCTCGACCAGCGGTGGAAGGCGGAGCTGGCCGAGGTCATCGCGGAGGGCGCCGCCGCCGGTGAGTTCCGGTGCGAGGACCCGGAGTCGGCGGCCTGGCGGCTGACCGCCCTGCTGGACGGCCTGGCCGTGCAGATGACCTCGTACGCCGGTCCGCTCTCCCGGACCACGATGCTGCGCTGGACCGACGACGCGCTCGCCCGTGAGCTGGGCATCGACCACGCCGCGCTGACCGGCTGA